Proteins encoded by one window of Antechinus flavipes isolate AdamAnt ecotype Samford, QLD, Australia chromosome 4, AdamAnt_v2, whole genome shotgun sequence:
- the TNNI1 gene encoding troponin I, slow skeletal muscle gives MLKSLMLAKAKECWEQEHEEREAEKARYLAERIPTLQTRGLSLSALQDLCRELHAKVEVVDEERYDIEAKCNHNTREIKDLKLKVLDLRGKFKRPPLRRVRVSADAMLRALLGSKHKVSMDLRANLKSVKKEDTEKERPVEVGDWRKNVEAMSGMEGRKKMFDAAKSPTSQ, from the exons ATGCTCAAG AGCCTGATGCTGGCCAAAGCCAAGGAGTGCTGGGAACAAGAGCATGAGGAGAGGGAAGCTGAGAAGGCCAGATACCTGGCGGAAAGGATTCCTACGCTCCAAACCCGAGGCCTGTCACTCAGTGCCCTGCAG GACTTGTGCAGAGAGCTACATGCTAAGGTAGAGGTTGTGGATGAGGAGAGGTACGACATTGAAGCCAAATGCAACCATAACACCAGGGAG ATCAAGGACTTGAAGCTGAAAGTGCTTGATCTTCGGGGAAAGTTTAAACGTCCACCTCTGCGAAGGGTCCGTGTCTCTGCCGATGCCATGCTCCGAGCACTGTTGGGCTCAAAGCACAAGGTGTCCATGGACCTGAGGGCCAACCTCAAGTCTGTGAAGAAGGAGGACACAGAGAAG GAGCGACCAGTGGAAGTGGGAGACTGGAGGAAGAACGTGGAGGCCATGTCTGGCATGGAGGGCCGGAAGAAGATGTTTGATGCAGCCAAGTCTCCAACCTCCCAGTGA